The following nucleotide sequence is from Cercospora beticola chromosome 2, complete sequence.
TAAAATGGTGTGGTGGCTGTGTGCAGATTGCATGCATGAAGACGATCTAGGTCTGGACAGGTAGAGGGGAGCTGAGCTCGAGTCATGCAGTGCGTATGCTCCTACGGTAGAACGCAATAGGGGCCAAGCCTCAGAGCTTGCTGCGAGTTGCGTATGTGTGACCTCCAGACCAAGAGTAGGATGTAGAATGTTCAAGCTTTTTGACGTGGCCTTCGGCCGAGAAAGCTGAAGCTGGATGGCCTCCAGCTGTCGTACGAACATCGAAGCAGAGTCTATTGTGTCTGCCAATGCGTGCACAATACTGTGACATGACACCACAGATCTCACATGTCCGAATCTTCCGAATCCCGATCGCTCTCAGGTATCTGCACCTTCTCTCCGTCTGTATCTTCGTAGTTCCTTTGTCTCAAACGGCGGCCAGGATGGCGAACAGTGCCCTTCCTTGCGGCAAGATCCATCATTTCTTTGCTCACGACGAAAGTCTTCATATCCCCCACCGTGTACTCAACCCCCGAGGTCCACAGCTCCTTGACCCAACTATCGCCCCAATTCTTAGAGACAACTGCCACAACGTGCCGAACGCGAACACCTGCGGTGCAGCGCACAGTGCAACCACGTCCTGCTCCTGTGTTCGTATCGTGAATATTTATCTCGAGGTGTGAGACAGGTGGAGTTGTGAACGCCATGTCCAGTATCCCAGGCACAGCCTTCttcaagatggcgacgaaaTACATCTCCGGATATTGTATTAGTTGATGCATAGCCAGGGCAAGGGCTTCGTCGTTCGTCGCGTTGGCCTGTGGGAGAGACCTCGTGACAGACTCGCGCTGAAATCCTGGGATCTGGCGGAGATCACGAATTGCTTCGTTCAGCGCAACTGTAATAACAGTGTCCGGTTGACGCGGTCGTTGATACATTcccgaagctgctgcacttcGAATCAATATTGGACCGGGTAGACATGTCACTGGTTCTGTGGGCCCCGTCTTCCAAAGTGTCGTATGTCGAGCAGGAAATGGGCCACAAAGGTGGCTGCAGACTCGATACGAGCGTTCGTCGACACTCTTGATGTACCGAGTGACAAGCAGGCACGCACCAACATCCTTCCGGCCGAGATGGCATAGTATGTCTTCGACTAGCTAATAAGTCTCAAAGACTTGAGCCACAACGGTCAGCAGCTCTGATGAGTCTGACTGGATGACGGGCCCGGTATCTGGTGCTGGGTGGACGTGAGTCTGGGAGCGCCGCCTGTAACGTCCGCTGCGCGTGACGAGATGGTCGATGTCGTCGCGCTTGGAGGCCATGATGGCTGTGGCGGCCCACAGGAGTCAGGTGTAGCCGCGAGAGGGTGTGCAAATGCAGCTCTGATGCGCACCAGATCGAGGGTGAAGTGGCTGATTGAATGTGGCAGGCGCAGGTCCTAGCGCCAAGCTTTGATTGAGGAAGCTACCTTAGCTGCGACGAATTGGCCGAAAGTGAAGGCTTCCATGTCGTAGTCAAGGCGGGACGACCATCACGCAGACAGGAAGGCACGTTCCGACCGTTTGCTCGACGTGGCCACTTGCAGTCTCTTCAGAGATATCGACTCTAGTCCATTCGTTTCACAAGAATGCTATCGCCGTCACTTACGTACTTCTCCTGGGTTCTCATGCGGCAGTCGTGTCCAGAAATGGTCACGTTCATCTGTAAAGATCAACTGCAACGTACCTGTTCACCTTCGCTGACCCAAGCTTCGCTGGTGCTTTGTGGTGTTGCCGGGCTTTTTGAGAAGTGTCCCGCCGAACGAGAGGGACCTGCCAACAGCGAGCGTTCTCGCTCCAAGGGTATACGCAATATATAATGACGGAGAAGCCAATTTACAAGAAGGTCCGCTCAACGAATGATGATGACATGACTtagtcttcctcgtcctcttgaTAAGCCAGTTTCCGCATCTCGCCAAGTCGGTGTCTCGCTGCAGACAACTCGTTCTCAAGCTTGAGGATTTCAACCTGCCAGTAACGTTAGAGGTTGTGATCTGTTCACAATTGATGCAATGACTTACCTGTTGCTCCATGTGTCGCTTCTTGAAATCGTGGCCGCTGAGCTTGCTGTAATCCTCCAGATCATCACCGCCGTTGTTACTTTCGATGATCGCCTGAACTTGCTTGACGAGACTTCGGCAAGCGCTGGTGACTGCTTTGCTGCACTCTTCGAGGCGTTCCTGAGTCTTCGACATGAACGATGCCTTGACACGTGATGATGCCACAAGCTGCGCCGTTGAAGCAGCGACATCGTTGGACGCAACAATGAGCTGCTCAGGGCTGTTTCGGCCGGTAATGACTCCATCCGCAGTCTCGATGAGCATATTGGTGGATGATGCGACAGCCTTGGCGGCAGAAATAAGGCCCTCCGTCCAGCGATTGTTCTTCTTGTAGTATTGCGACTTGGTCATGCTTGAGCCACGACCTTGGTTGACGATCTCTTGTTGCGAGGCAGTAGCGGCTTTGATGAGTTGGGCGATAGCATTGGTGACGGCGACAGCTGCGGCCAGAATGGCGTCGTGAATCTTCAGCTCGTAGGTCGAGTAGCCGTCGCGAGACTTATTCATCAGCTTTCCGAGGCGCTCGGCAGCAGCGTCGATGGCTTGAGCAGCCTTCGTCATCTCGTTGTCGACAAGCTCGCCAATGTCGCCTTGGCCGGTAATGTTTGACTTTGGCGCGAAAGCATCTGCGACTTTGCTCAACTGCCGAAGCGCAAGCTGCACATCGTTGTTCTTGTTGATGACCACATCCGTCTTCTGCAGATCGTCCAACCCGTCCAAGCGGTACGACATGATACCTCGCAAGAAGGCAATGGTCTTGTTGGCTGAGTTCCTTGCGCCGTTCATGAGCTGATCACTCTTCTTTTCGTCGCTCGCAAAACGAGTCAACCCCTTGGTGTTAGATAGCACATCGGCAATGGCGTTTGCAAGCTTGTTCGCGTTCTTGATGACCTCGGCGTGTTCGCTGCCGGACGGCCCATCAGCAATGAAGTTGTTGAAAGAGGTGCTGAACTCGATCGCGTAGGTCTGTGCATTCTCGATTGTCGACAGCACGAAGGGACCGCTGGCATTCTGGTTACCCGCGATCATGGAGCTGTCCAACTCATAGAGCGCATCGTCAACACGTTGCACAGCGGACTGGAGTACCGAATCGATAAGCTCGTTGATCTTTTTGATGTTCTCAAGGAGCATGATGTCAATCTGTTCATCCATGGCCTTGTCAGTCGTGCCGTTGCCGTTACGTAAATCGTTGAGCTCGAGTAATGTCTGATCCATGCCAGATTTGTAGAtctccagctcttcttccttgTCGCGAAGCTGACGTTCCAGGTCGGAGCTGCCTTCACCCAGTTTCATTTGCATCTCGTCCAAAGCTCTTGTCTTGTTGCGAAGGGCTTCCTCGAGGTCAGCGATCTCGCGATTGTGCCGGGACAGCATTGCAGAAAGCTCGTTGCCTTTGGCGCGATCTGCATTCTCGGCTCGATCCAGTGCCATGCGCAGCTCgcgcttgagcttctccagctcttcaCGATGTCCACCTGTGGTCCTGTCCTTGTCGTGCAGTGCTCGGTCACGCTCACGAATCATGTCCGCCAACTCGAGGTTCTTCGTCTTGAGCTCACGCTGAAGCTTTTCTCTCTGATCAATAGCCTCTTGAGCTGATGAAGCCTTGAGCTGCACTcccttaaacttcttaagcAATTCAAGGTGTTCATGCCGTAGCTGCGAGTACAGCTTAGCCAGTGCCTCGTACTTGGTCCTCCATGTGTTGACCTGCTCTTGAAGCGCTCGGATTTGGTCTTCCTTGCTCTGATTCTGCTGTGTGAAGTTCGCGTTTAATTGAGCTAGCTCTTGCTCCAGTGCCTTCATTCTCCTATCATATTGCTCCAGCATCAATTGGTCGCGCTCGTACTGTGCACGTGCCCTCAGATTCTCCTGCTCAAGCTCAGCCATGCGTCCTTGGGTTTGCTGATTGTACTGCTCGCGCTGCAGATTCTCGAGAGCCAATCTTTGTTGCTCTGCTTGTAGACGTTGCTGCTCATCAAAGTCGCGTTGTGCCTGCTGTGCTGCTAGCTGCTGTTGACGCTGAGTCTCGTCCCACTGTGCCTGCAATCGTCGCTGCTCCGCCTCGAACTCTTCTTGCTGCCGTGCCTGTTCATTCTTCCAGAATTCACTAATTGGCTCAGGATCGGTTGTTGTCGGTGGAGGCGTCTTTGGCTTCGTCGCAGGCTCGTTCCTTGGTCGCATTGGCAGTGCGGGCGCATTCTCGTCTTCGGACAGCGTGTTTGGTGGGTCCTGCGGAAGCTTTGGAATGGTGATGAGGGATGTCAAATAACGAAGGTTCGAGCATTCATAGTAGAAGCGAACGAGCCGGTAGTGCTGGGCATCGTACCTCCCACGGAGCGGGCTCAAAGCCTCGTCGTCTGGCATTGCCGTCAGCTGTGCTCAATCTTGGTATGCAGAGCCGGCAAGGGTGTTGTGTGCGAAGATGCGCACTCTCTCCAGGGCGCTTTGAACATACCTCCCAGCGCAGTGTGCATTGCTCGCAGCATGCTTGTAATGAATTTGTAGATGCCATAACTCTCCTGCACGAGCGGGACCAGCGCTGCTATCCTGCATTCGTTGTTGCTACCACCGCGAAAGTGAGCGAAAATCAGCTTCTGGAAGCTATCGATCTGGTCCTGCAGGGTCATAAGCTCGGAGATCGTCTCGTAGCCTAGGGTCCGTCAGTATTCTGTATGCAAAGGCAAGATGTAGGCCACACCCACCTTCATTGGGATCATTGATCGACTTGAGGGAGATGTACTCCTCATACTCGAACAGCCCATTAAACTCCGGGTGATCCCTGTGGAACTTCAACTTGgacaccaagaagaagatgtatTCTTGTATAAGCGGCGCATATCCTCGTAGGCCGTCTCCGCCCATGCCCCGGGAGAGGCCTTCAAGCCACCCGACATGCTGCTGAGCTTCCTTGAGCGCGACCGGGTGTCCCTCTTGCAGCACCTTGTGCACTGTATACAGCGCCTTGAAGGTCTGGATCTCGTCGGCCTGGATAGGCTGCACCTTGATGCCATTCCAGAAGGACTGCGAGTTCTTGTGGTCCCATGTGTACACGATGCATGCGCGCACGTGCTTGCGCTTGGGGGCGGTCTCCTCGATCGACGTGGCTTTGCGAATGTGGGTGGTGAGCTCTGTCTCGGTCTTAGTAAGGTCTACATTGCGAGACGCTTGCGAATACATGTTCGCGGCAGCGGGGCGGGCGTCCGGGTGCTTTTGCGGTCTCGAGGACGAGTAGACCGTGAAGGGCGCGGAAGCCAGGTTGGGCGAGAGAGGAAGAGTGGAGCAGAGCGTGTTTTAGAGCAGCGTCGTAGTGGGTTAGGCATCCGCAGATTCCCTGTCGCTGCGCTGCATGTGAGAGTCGCATGTCCGCCGCTGCCGACGCAAGCTCCAGTCTTGGCATGACGATGCTTTGTCTGCGGCAATCTGTCCTTCACCTCAACTGACCCATCTTCCTCTCCGGTGGCAACGATGTGGCTCAAGAAACGGAGTGACGGGGGCCGGATGTCTCTGTCTCTGGCACGACGTCGTACACCTCGTCTGGATAGTCTCTCCTTTCGACGGCACAGCGATGCCTGCAAGAGCCAGAGCGACGTGTGTCATGCCATTGACTCCGACACACCATCTTGCATCTCGTCTGGACCGTTTCTTCCTCGAGCGGCATAACTCTTGTTCCATGGAACGGAGGCATGTGTATTCAGTGCATTTGGGGATCACTCGCCGAGCTCGTCCTTGGGAGCAGCTTTCGCTGCTTTGCGCTCCCGGTTGGGCGCCGCGATCGCGAAGCTACTCATGGCGAAAAAAATACGACACGCATGTAGACAGAGACGCGCGGAGACCACGATACAAGTAATGAAAATTCACGAGAGTGACTTGCTGCAGTCGCAACGTGCGAGTAATGCCTTCTAACACTGTCGCTGGTAACCACATACACAGGAAGGCCACTCTTGCCGCTACCTCAGTCGTTGCCTTAGCCCCAGCTTCGAAAGTCTGAATTTGTGCAGTGGCTCAGGCACACACCAGCTGTCCGGTACTCAGTGGATTTCATTTTTTCTGAGCTCAAAAGTCGGCTCCCAGCCAACTGATACCCCGTTCCACTTTCACTCGCCCCTAAATTGGCAGAGAGACAACCAGGATGGAGCCCGCACACCAAGTCGAAGCCCTTGCACAGAAGGTCCAATCGACGTCGTGGGCGGAAGGACCACTCGCCATGACTTTGGAGTCCGATGGGATACCGCCCTCGTTGAACGGACGTCAGGAGCAGACAACTCCAACCTGCTTTTGGGACCTTCCGGAAGAGGTCCGGCAAATGATCTACCGACGAGCATGCCCAGGATACTATATCAATGTCCAGCAGATAGAAGGATTGACGCTCCTCCGAGCATGCCCACACGTCCGGCCCGGTTATCTGGAACGCTGTTACCGCGATGGGACCTTCATGCTGAATTTGCGCAACACCCACCCGGAAGACCGTGTGCCCCTGTGGCGGGAATTTCTGGATAGCATGCCGACATCATCGGCCGGTCAGCTTCGATACATGGTCTTCTATTTTCAGCAATTTGTGCTGAAGATAGAGGTCAAGCCGGAAAGCGAGGAGCGCCTCTCCTTCGAGTACACCCCAACTTATGACGACGACTATGACAAGCAGGGAGTTTATGATCCGCAGATAATCAATGAATTCACCAGGAGATGGTAGGTGGGATTTTTCTGCTTGTGGTCCTTTGGTTTACATCCACCTCAGGTGGAGATATGGCTCCTGCTCGTGGGTCTGAGTTTATCCGATCGAGGGGCCGAACTACTCAGTCTCATTTAACACGTCTCTTGACGAAGCTCTACGATTCTCTCACCGCGCTACACATCTGCCCACTAACTAATATGACAGGATTGAGTTCAAGCTACGAACGGTCAAGACCTGGTGTACCAAGCCTCGCTTTGGCAAGAAAGATCTGAATCGCATCGCCAAGATTTCTTTTGAGCTAGTGGCATACCTTCACGTGAGACTTTGGCCACGACAATTCCCAGGGCAGGCCGCGTTTCTTGACGGCGTCTCCGACCATGCCTGGGAGTGTCCGGCTTGCCTGTGGACGCGCGAGATGGTGGACTAGCTATACAGCTTTCACCGCACTTTGTTCGGCAAGCCTACGAGAGAGGACTAAAGGTACTATGTGAAGCCAACCCCTCAACGACATCGAATGCCCCCACAGTACGATGCCGACATATCACACGACCTACTAACACCCCGTCCAAGGATTACACGGCTCTGGCTGATCCGGCGGAAAATCGCCTGGTGGCGCTCCATCTGAATTCCACATGTGATACCGATTTTCTCCCTCACCTCCCCACAAGATCACAAAAGGGCCCCAATCCTAATACTCCAATTCTCCTGCCTCCGGCCTTCCACCTTCAACATCCCACTGTGGAGACCAGGTCCTCCGCGGCGGCTGACCGGGCTTATATACGACGATTTCATAGAAACCTTGGGTTGTAAAGCTCAGTTCGCCGTACGAGCCTGGCTCTGTGCATTGGACACTGGGATCATACTCATCGCCGAGGGTCTGCATGAGATAATCATTGTGGTAACTTGGAAACAAAACGTCAGAGGTTCTCTTTTTTATTTGACTCCATTCGAGAAGGAGTTTCTTGGATGCACTGCCGAAACTTACATCCTCACCAAGCAATCGTTCTCGAAACGATAATCGATTGTTCCACCGAAACGACGCTGCTCAAATTGGAGGAATGTATTGCCTGGTGCTGAGCGCACGAGTTGTTCTCCTCTACGGAATGTACGCCATTGTTGACGCGGGTGCGTGTTTTGGCGTTTGAGCACATCGTGTGAGGCTTCAGTGAAGTTGATCGGCGTTGCGATGGAACTGGCCGCGAAGGAAAGAAGCGACGCTGTGCCGACGAGGAAGCTGAGTAGATGCATGATGGCGATAGCAGCAATGGAAGCGCTGTGAGATTACCA
It contains:
- a CDS encoding uncharacterized protein (BUSCO:EOG09261A3K), which translates into the protein MYSQASRNVDLTKTETELTTHIRKATSIEETAPKRKHVRACIVYTWDHKNSQSFWNGIKVQPIQADEIQTFKALYTVHKVLQEGHPVALKEAQQHVGWLEGLSRGMGGDGLRGYAPLIQEYIFFLVSKLKFHRDHPEFNGLFEYEEYISLKSINDPNEGYETISELMTLQDQIDSFQKLIFAHFRGGSNNECRIAALVPLVQESYGIYKFITSMLRAMHTALGDDEALSPLRGRYDAQHYRLVRFYYECSNLRYLTSLITIPKLPQDPPNTLSEDENAPALPMRPRNEPATKPKTPPPTTTDPEPISEFWKNEQARQQEEFEAEQRRLQAQWDETQRQQQLAAQQAQRDFDEQQRLQAEQQRLALENLQREQYNQQTQGRMAELEQENLRARAQYERDQLMLEQYDRRMKALEQELAQLNANFTQQNQSKEDQIRALQEQVNTWRTKYEALAKLYSQLRHEHLELLKKFKGVQLKASSAQEAIDQREKLQRELKTKNLELADMIRERDRALHDKDRTTGGHREELEKLKRELRMALDRAENADRAKGNELSAMLSRHNREIADLEEALRNKTRALDEMQMKLGEGSSDLERQLRDKEEELEIYKSGMDQTLLELNDLRNGNGTTDKAMDEQIDIMLLENIKKINELIDSVLQSAVQRVDDALYELDSSMIAGNQNASGPFVLSTIENAQTYAIEFSTSFNNFIADGPSGSEHAEVIKNANKLANAIADVLSNTKGLTRFASDEKKSDQLMNGARNSANKTIAFLRGIMSYRLDGLDDLQKTDVVINKNNDVQLALRQLSKVADAFAPKSNITGQGDIGELVDNEMTKAAQAIDAAAERLGKLMNKSRDGYSTYELKIHDAILAAAVAVTNAIAQLIKAATASQQEIVNQGRGSSMTKSQYYKKNNRWTEGLISAAKAVASSTNMLIETADGVITGRNSPEQLIVASNDVAASTAQLVASSRVKASFMSKTQERLEECSKAVTSACRSLVKQVQAIIESNNGGDDLEDYSKLSGHDFKKRHMEQQVEILKLENELSAARHRLGEMRKLAYQEDEED